One genomic segment of Ricinus communis isolate WT05 ecotype wild-type chromosome 3, ASM1957865v1, whole genome shotgun sequence includes these proteins:
- the LOC107261015 gene encoding agamous-like MADS-box protein AGL65 isoform X1, whose product MGRRKLKILRLESVKARQVKYSKRKLGVLKKGKELATLCDVDLGLIMFSPSGKPSLYVGHDKELSTLLERLSIITVEEREQRREYTMKLLKKMYSKTGTEVDQKTLTIQRHRDEGSRFENPELIELKEKLAEKRRILREWNNPYEVDSLAQIRIMEEHLIASLTRVRNIKIQLWEKQSKA is encoded by the exons aTGGGAAGAAGGAAGCTAAAAATATTGAGATTGGAAAGTGTTAAGGCAAGGCAAGTGAAGTATTCTAAGAGAAAGCTTGGTGTGCTTAAGAAAGGCAAAGAACTTGCTACATTATGTGATGTTGATCTTGGTCTTATCATGTTTTCTCCTTCTGGAAAACCATCTCTCTATGTTGGTCATGACAA AGAATTGAGTACTCTTTTGGAGAGGCTGTCAATTATTACTGTAGAAGAAAGAGAACAGAG GAGGGAGTACACCATGAAA ttattaaagaaaatgtacTCAAAGACTGGCACAGAAGTCGATCAGAAGACCCTGACAATTCAAAGGCACAG AGATGAAGGATCCAGG TTTGAAAATCCTGAATTAATAGAGCTGAAAGAAAAACTTGCTGAGAAGAGAAGGATTCTGAG GGAATGGAACAATCCCTATGAGGTTGACAGCTTAGCACAGATCAGAATCATGGAGGAGCATCTCATTGCAAGTCTTACTAGAGTGAGAAATATTAAG ATTCAGCTGTGGGAGAAGCAGAGCAAGGCATGA
- the LOC107261015 gene encoding agamous-like MADS-box protein AGL65 isoform X2 — protein MGRRKLKILRLESVKARQVKYSKRKLGVLKKGKELATLCDVDLGLIMFSPSGKPSLYVGHDKELSTLLERLSIITVEEREQRREYTMKLLKKMYSKTGTEVDQKTLTIQRDEGSRFENPELIELKEKLAEKRRILREWNNPYEVDSLAQIRIMEEHLIASLTRVRNIKIQLWEKQSKA, from the exons aTGGGAAGAAGGAAGCTAAAAATATTGAGATTGGAAAGTGTTAAGGCAAGGCAAGTGAAGTATTCTAAGAGAAAGCTTGGTGTGCTTAAGAAAGGCAAAGAACTTGCTACATTATGTGATGTTGATCTTGGTCTTATCATGTTTTCTCCTTCTGGAAAACCATCTCTCTATGTTGGTCATGACAA AGAATTGAGTACTCTTTTGGAGAGGCTGTCAATTATTACTGTAGAAGAAAGAGAACAGAG GAGGGAGTACACCATGAAA ttattaaagaaaatgtacTCAAAGACTGGCACAGAAGTCGATCAGAAGACCCTGACAATTCAAAG AGATGAAGGATCCAGG TTTGAAAATCCTGAATTAATAGAGCTGAAAGAAAAACTTGCTGAGAAGAGAAGGATTCTGAG GGAATGGAACAATCCCTATGAGGTTGACAGCTTAGCACAGATCAGAATCATGGAGGAGCATCTCATTGCAAGTCTTACTAGAGTGAGAAATATTAAG ATTCAGCTGTGGGAGAAGCAGAGCAAGGCATGA
- the LOC8258591 gene encoding LRR receptor-like serine/threonine-protein kinase ERECTA isoform X2: MAFRVEVVFLALLLCLGFGFVDSDDGATLLEVKKSFRDVDNVLYDWTDSPSSDYCVWRGVTCDNATFNVIALNLSGLNLDGEISPAIGNLKDIVSIDLRGNLLSGQIPDEIGDCSSLKSLDLSFNEIYGDIPFSISKLKQLEFLILKNNQLIGPIPSTLSQIPNLKVLDLAQNRLSGEIPRLIYWNEVLQYLGLRGNNLVGTLSPDMCQLTGLWYFDVRNNSLTGSIPENIGNCTSFQVLDLSYNQLTGEIPFNIGFLQVATLSLQGNQLGGKIPSVIGLMQALAVLDLSCNILSGPIPPIVGNLTYTEKLYLHGNMLTGSIPPELGNMTRLHYLELNDNQLTGRIPPELGKLTDLFDLNVANNNLEGPIPDNLSSCTNLNSLNVHGNKLNGTIPHAFQRLESMTYLNLSSNNIKGPIPIELSRIGNLDTLDISNNKISGSIPSSLGDLEHLLKLNLSRNQLLGVIPAEFGNLRSVMEIDLSNNHLSGVIPQELSQLQNMFSLRLENNNLSGDVLSLINCLSLTVLNVSYNNLAGVIPMSNNFSRFSPNSFIGNPDLCGYWLNSPCNESHPTERVTISKAAILGIALGALVILLMILVAACRPHNPTPFLDGSLDKPGPMKKKKLDWDTRLQIALGAAQGLAYLHHDCSPRIIHRDVKSSNILLDKDFEAHLTDFGIAKSLCVSKSHTSTYIMGTIGYIDPEYARTSRLTEKSDVYSYGIVLLELLTGRKAVDNECNLHHLILSKTANNAVMETVDPEISATCKDLGAVKKVFQLALLCTKRQPTDRPTMHEVTRVLGSLVPSTTPPKQCMPAPPAPIPSAKVSCYMDEYANLKTPHMVNCPSMSTSDAQLFLKFGEVISQNSE; the protein is encoded by the exons ATGGCATTTCGAGTTGAAGTTGTCTTCCTTGCTCTTCTTCTCTGTTTGGGTTTTGGTTTTGTGGATTCTGATGATG GAGCAACCTTATTGGAGGTAAAGAAGTCCTTTAGAGATGTGGACAATGTTCTATATGACTGGACAGACTCCCCTTCTTCAGATTATTGTGTTTGGAGAGGTGTCACTTGTGATAATGCCACCTTCAATGTCATTGCACT TAATCTGTCTGGTCTGAATCTTGATGGGGAGATTTCGCCTGCAATAGGAAATCTTAAAGACATCGTTTCTAT TGATCTCAGGGGAAATCTTCTTTCTGGCCAGATCCCTGATGAAATTGGTGACTGCTCATCTTTGAAAAGCCT GGACTTGTCTTTTAATGAGATATATGGGGACATACCATTTTCAATTTCGAAGTTGAAGCAACTAGAATTTCT GATTTTGAAGAACAATCAATTGATTGGGCCAATTCCATCTACTCTGTCTCAGATTCCAAACTTGAAAGTTTT AGATCTGGCACAAAATAGACTCAGTGGGGAGATACCTAGACTTATATACTGGAATGAAGTGTTGCAGTATCT GGGCTTGCGTGGAAACAATTTGGTGGGTACGCTATCTCCAGATATGTGCCAGCTAACTGGACTGTGGTATTT TGATGTAAGAAACAACAGTTTGACTGGGAGTATTCCTGAAAATATAGGCAACTGTACTTCCTTCCAGGTCTT GGACCTATCCTACAATCAGCTAACTGGAGAAATTCCATTCAACATCGGGTTTTTACAAGTAGCAACGTT ATCCTTGCAAGGTAATCAGCTTGGGGGGAAGATTCCATCGGTAATTGGCCTAATGCAGGCACTTGCTGTCTT AGATTTAAGCTGCAACATCTTAAGTGGACCAATCCCTCCCATTGTGGGAAATTTGACGTACACAGAGAAATT GTATTTACATGGTAATATGCTGACTGGCTCTATTCCCCCAGAGCTTGGGAATATGACAAGGCTTCACTACTT GGAATTGAATGATAATCAACTCACAGGGCGCATCCCACCTGAGCTCGGAAAGCTCACTGACTTGTTTGATCT GAATGTTGCGAACAACAACCTTGAAGGTCCTATACCCGATAATCTTAGCTCGTGTACAAATCTGAACAGCCT CAATGTGCATGGTAACAAGTTGAATGGAACCATCCCCCATGCATTTCAAAGGCTTGAGAGTATGACTTATTT GAATCTCTCGTCCAATAACATTAAGGGTCCTATCCCAATCGAGCTATCACGGATTGGTAATTTAGATACTTT AGATAtttcaaacaataaaattagtgGATCCATTCCTTCTTCTCTTGGTGACTTGGAACATCTTCTAAAGCT GAATCTAAGCAGAAACCAGTTATTAGGAGTTATTCCAGCTGAATTTGGCAACCTGAGAAGTGTTATGGAGAT AGATCTTTCAAATAACCATCTCTCAGGGGTGATCCCTCAGGAACTCAGTCAACTTCAAAACATGTTCTCATT GAGACTGGAAAATAATAACCTTTCAGGTGATGTGTTGTCCCTGATCAATTGCCTCAGTCTTACTGTCTT AAACGTTTCCTACAACAACCTAGCTGGTGTTATTCCTATGAGCAATAACTTCTCAAGGTTTTCACCTAACAG TTTTATTGGAAATCCAGATCTTTGTGGCTACTGGCTCAACTCTCCATGTAATGAATCTCATCCGACAGAGCGAG TTACAATTTCCAAAGCAGCAATCCTGGGTATTGCTCTTGGAGCCCTTGTAATTCTTCTCATGATCTTAGTAGCAGCATGTCGGCCGCATAATCCAACACCTTTTCTGGATGGATCGCTCGACAAACCAG GCcctatgaagaagaaaaagcttGACTGGGATACTCGTCTTCAGATAGCTCTTGGTGCTGCTCAAGGGCTAGCATATCTACACCATGATTGTAGTCCACGCATCATTCACAGGGATGTTAAGTCATCAAACATTCTACTGGACAAGGATTTTGAGGCCCATCTCACTGATTTTGGCATTGCAAAGAGTTTATGTGTGTCGAAGTCCCATACTTCAACCTACATAATGGGCACCATTGGTTATATAGACCCTGAGTATGCTCGCACTTCCCGCCTTACAGAGAAATCCGATGTATACAGTTATGGGATTGTTCTACTTGAGTTGCTGACGGGAAGGAAAGCTGTCGACAATGAATGCAATCTTCATCATCTG ATTTTGTCCAAGACAGCCAACAATGCTGTTATGGAAACTGTTGATCCTGAAATTAGTGCTACGTGTAAAGATCTAGGAGCTGTGAAGAAAGTTTTCCAACTTGCACTTCTATGTACCAAGAGACAGCCAACAGACAGACCGACTATGCATGAAGTCACTCGTGTTCTTGGGAGCCTTGTGCCATCCACCACACCACCAAAACAATGCATGCCAGCCCCACCTGCACCAATCCCATCTGCCAAGGTGTCTTGCTATATGGACGAATATGCAAATCTCAAGACTCCACATATGGTGAATTGTCCATCCATGAGCACCTCAGATGCCCAACTCTTCCTAAAGTTTGGTGAGGTAATATCCCAGAATAGTGAGTGA
- the LOC8258591 gene encoding LRR receptor-like serine/threonine-protein kinase ERECTA isoform X1 translates to MAFRVEVVFLALLLCLGFGFVDSDDGATLLEVKKSFRDVDNVLYDWTDSPSSDYCVWRGVTCDNATFNVIALNLSGLNLDGEISPAIGNLKDIVSIDLRGNLLSGQIPDEIGDCSSLKSLDLSFNEIYGDIPFSISKLKQLEFLILKNNQLIGPIPSTLSQIPNLKVLDLAQNRLSGEIPRLIYWNEVLQYLGLRGNNLVGTLSPDMCQLTGLWYFDVRNNSLTGSIPENIGNCTSFQVLDLSYNQLTGEIPFNIGFLQVATLSLQGNQLGGKIPSVIGLMQALAVLDLSCNILSGPIPPIVGNLTYTEKLYLHGNMLTGSIPPELGNMTRLHYLELNDNQLTGRIPPELGKLTDLFDLNVANNNLEGPIPDNLSSCTNLNSLNVHGNKLNGTIPHAFQRLESMTYLNLSSNNIKGPIPIELSRIGNLDTLDISNNKISGSIPSSLGDLEHLLKLNLSRNQLLGVIPAEFGNLRSVMEIDLSNNHLSGVIPQELSQLQNMFSLRLENNNLSGDVLSLINCLSLTVLNVSYNNLAGVIPMSNNFSRFSPNSFIGNPDLCGYWLNSPCNESHPTERVTISKAAILGIALGALVILLMILVAACRPHNPTPFLDGSLDKPVTYSTPKLVILHMNMALHVYEDIMRMTENLSEKYIIGYGASSTVYKCVLKNCKPVAIKRLYSHYPQCLKEFETELETVGSIKHRNLVSLQGYSLSPLGNLLFYDYMENGSLWDLLHGPMKKKKLDWDTRLQIALGAAQGLAYLHHDCSPRIIHRDVKSSNILLDKDFEAHLTDFGIAKSLCVSKSHTSTYIMGTIGYIDPEYARTSRLTEKSDVYSYGIVLLELLTGRKAVDNECNLHHLILSKTANNAVMETVDPEISATCKDLGAVKKVFQLALLCTKRQPTDRPTMHEVTRVLGSLVPSTTPPKQCMPAPPAPIPSAKVSCYMDEYANLKTPHMVNCPSMSTSDAQLFLKFGEVISQNSE, encoded by the exons ATGGCATTTCGAGTTGAAGTTGTCTTCCTTGCTCTTCTTCTCTGTTTGGGTTTTGGTTTTGTGGATTCTGATGATG GAGCAACCTTATTGGAGGTAAAGAAGTCCTTTAGAGATGTGGACAATGTTCTATATGACTGGACAGACTCCCCTTCTTCAGATTATTGTGTTTGGAGAGGTGTCACTTGTGATAATGCCACCTTCAATGTCATTGCACT TAATCTGTCTGGTCTGAATCTTGATGGGGAGATTTCGCCTGCAATAGGAAATCTTAAAGACATCGTTTCTAT TGATCTCAGGGGAAATCTTCTTTCTGGCCAGATCCCTGATGAAATTGGTGACTGCTCATCTTTGAAAAGCCT GGACTTGTCTTTTAATGAGATATATGGGGACATACCATTTTCAATTTCGAAGTTGAAGCAACTAGAATTTCT GATTTTGAAGAACAATCAATTGATTGGGCCAATTCCATCTACTCTGTCTCAGATTCCAAACTTGAAAGTTTT AGATCTGGCACAAAATAGACTCAGTGGGGAGATACCTAGACTTATATACTGGAATGAAGTGTTGCAGTATCT GGGCTTGCGTGGAAACAATTTGGTGGGTACGCTATCTCCAGATATGTGCCAGCTAACTGGACTGTGGTATTT TGATGTAAGAAACAACAGTTTGACTGGGAGTATTCCTGAAAATATAGGCAACTGTACTTCCTTCCAGGTCTT GGACCTATCCTACAATCAGCTAACTGGAGAAATTCCATTCAACATCGGGTTTTTACAAGTAGCAACGTT ATCCTTGCAAGGTAATCAGCTTGGGGGGAAGATTCCATCGGTAATTGGCCTAATGCAGGCACTTGCTGTCTT AGATTTAAGCTGCAACATCTTAAGTGGACCAATCCCTCCCATTGTGGGAAATTTGACGTACACAGAGAAATT GTATTTACATGGTAATATGCTGACTGGCTCTATTCCCCCAGAGCTTGGGAATATGACAAGGCTTCACTACTT GGAATTGAATGATAATCAACTCACAGGGCGCATCCCACCTGAGCTCGGAAAGCTCACTGACTTGTTTGATCT GAATGTTGCGAACAACAACCTTGAAGGTCCTATACCCGATAATCTTAGCTCGTGTACAAATCTGAACAGCCT CAATGTGCATGGTAACAAGTTGAATGGAACCATCCCCCATGCATTTCAAAGGCTTGAGAGTATGACTTATTT GAATCTCTCGTCCAATAACATTAAGGGTCCTATCCCAATCGAGCTATCACGGATTGGTAATTTAGATACTTT AGATAtttcaaacaataaaattagtgGATCCATTCCTTCTTCTCTTGGTGACTTGGAACATCTTCTAAAGCT GAATCTAAGCAGAAACCAGTTATTAGGAGTTATTCCAGCTGAATTTGGCAACCTGAGAAGTGTTATGGAGAT AGATCTTTCAAATAACCATCTCTCAGGGGTGATCCCTCAGGAACTCAGTCAACTTCAAAACATGTTCTCATT GAGACTGGAAAATAATAACCTTTCAGGTGATGTGTTGTCCCTGATCAATTGCCTCAGTCTTACTGTCTT AAACGTTTCCTACAACAACCTAGCTGGTGTTATTCCTATGAGCAATAACTTCTCAAGGTTTTCACCTAACAG TTTTATTGGAAATCCAGATCTTTGTGGCTACTGGCTCAACTCTCCATGTAATGAATCTCATCCGACAGAGCGAG TTACAATTTCCAAAGCAGCAATCCTGGGTATTGCTCTTGGAGCCCTTGTAATTCTTCTCATGATCTTAGTAGCAGCATGTCGGCCGCATAATCCAACACCTTTTCTGGATGGATCGCTCGACAAACCAG TTACTTACTCAACACCGAAGTTGGTGATCCTTCACATGAATATGGCACTCCATGTATATGAGGATATCATGAGGATGACTGAAAATTTGAGTGAGAAGTATATAATTGGTTATGGTGCATCCAGCACTGTATACAAATGTGTCCTTAAAAATTGTAAGCCAGTGGCTATCAAGAGGCTCTATTCTCATTATCCTCAGTGCTTGAAGGAATTTGAGACGGAGCTAGAGACAGTTGGGAGCATCAAGCATCGGAACCTGGTCAGCCTCCAAGGATACTCCCTGTCCCCTTTAGGAAACCTACTTTTCTATGACTACATGGAAAATGGTAGTCTCTGGGATCTACTTCATG GCcctatgaagaagaaaaagcttGACTGGGATACTCGTCTTCAGATAGCTCTTGGTGCTGCTCAAGGGCTAGCATATCTACACCATGATTGTAGTCCACGCATCATTCACAGGGATGTTAAGTCATCAAACATTCTACTGGACAAGGATTTTGAGGCCCATCTCACTGATTTTGGCATTGCAAAGAGTTTATGTGTGTCGAAGTCCCATACTTCAACCTACATAATGGGCACCATTGGTTATATAGACCCTGAGTATGCTCGCACTTCCCGCCTTACAGAGAAATCCGATGTATACAGTTATGGGATTGTTCTACTTGAGTTGCTGACGGGAAGGAAAGCTGTCGACAATGAATGCAATCTTCATCATCTG ATTTTGTCCAAGACAGCCAACAATGCTGTTATGGAAACTGTTGATCCTGAAATTAGTGCTACGTGTAAAGATCTAGGAGCTGTGAAGAAAGTTTTCCAACTTGCACTTCTATGTACCAAGAGACAGCCAACAGACAGACCGACTATGCATGAAGTCACTCGTGTTCTTGGGAGCCTTGTGCCATCCACCACACCACCAAAACAATGCATGCCAGCCCCACCTGCACCAATCCCATCTGCCAAGGTGTCTTGCTATATGGACGAATATGCAAATCTCAAGACTCCACATATGGTGAATTGTCCATCCATGAGCACCTCAGATGCCCAACTCTTCCTAAAGTTTGGTGAGGTAATATCCCAGAATAGTGAGTGA